In Bactrocera neohumeralis isolate Rockhampton chromosome 5, APGP_CSIRO_Bneo_wtdbg2-racon-allhic-juicebox.fasta_v2, whole genome shotgun sequence, the genomic window GCAGCGCGTGAAATATGCTGCCCGGTATGCGTTGGTTCTTGTTTATCAACTCCTCCAAAGCGGCTGCCacctaaaataaaagaaatactaattttatacaaaaacactAGCAatgaacatacacacacaccttcAATTGCAATTCCTCCGGCGTTAGCGTGCCATCATACTCCAACGGCCGACCGACAAATGTGCGAAACTTCACCGGAAAACCACCATAGATCGGATAGACCGGTATGCGCACCGCATTGTAGAGTTTCAGGAAGAAAGTGCGAAAAATACCCAATTGACGAAAACCTTCACGcaaattttgtgtaaaacaTGGTATTATCGGCACCTTTGCCTCCAATGCGACCTTCGCAAAACCGAGACGATTGCGCCACAATAGCTCGTAATAGTGATCGCCGAATTGTGCCTCGTAAACACCACCCGGCGATATGGCCAGCATGTTGCCCTCCTTCAGTATGCCAACACACGATTGCACTGTGCCGGGACTTATATGGAATGCCTCGGATATTGTGCCCCAACCGGGTAATTTGAATAGAAAGCGATCGCCAATCGTGTATATTAGCCGATCCTTTTGCAATATTATGCGTGAATTCAAGTAATACATATCAATGGGTATAGCGCCATGATAATATACAATCAGTGCTGGTCCAGTCTCTGGTATATTCTCCATGCCGATCACTTCGTAGCCGTGATAAATGCGCGCATGTGCATCCCACAATGCGGCGACCAATTTTCGACCGAATTCCCAGAATTTGCGATCGGTGCGTACGGCGCGCATGATCACCTCCCTGAAAAAGTGTAAATGACAGTGAGGAAATTAGCATATTAATTTGATAACCTGAAATTATTTGTGAATAATTGAAATCGTAATctctatttttggaaaaatcctacaaaacttaaatttatagTATGGAATATGTCATCACACAGCTCATATTCATACGAGCCGTCCAACTACCTTTATTAATGACGACAACATCGAAAGAGTTAATAAACTAGCGCTTGAAAATCTTCGCTTTGGCATCAAAGAGATAGTAGAAGATCTCAACATCCCTTATCGATCAACTcagcacattttggttaatggtTAATGATAGAcccatacaaaaattaaattatcaattCGTAAATCAAAACTACAATTGAATTAATCTAgtagtaattattttataattacagGCTATGATTTATTAAAATCTGCTTCAGTAACGATACAAATATCGACAGATGTCGACAACATTTGTTgcaaaataatagtaataaaaatatgtccagcagcacttaaataaaaacgacgcaactgataaaaaaaaatgcgagttATTGCGTAGAAAATACATTATCGAAAGCGAATGCTTATAGCTACACACATactatgtattttatatatacaatacatgCTAATTAGAAACTAAGGCTGGGTGCATAGTGAAACGTAAaccgaaaatatattaaagattAGAGAAAAGCATTTTCGAGTAACTTTACGTtagaaatacaacaaaataaatgcaatttaaaaGCCAAAATTTTTCGACTCAATTCCTAAAGCTTTATTGCTAACCAAACTTCATATACAACAATCAGGTGTACGTAACCGGAGTCGGCATGAACTCTAACGACTATTTAAGGCAGAAAAAgttcctgaagtaatttggaGGTATTCTGGGATTGACAGTTCTCGTTCGTATAAAGATACGGGTCCGTTCCTGTTAGATAGACCCGACCGTCGTAGAAACGGTTGCTTTGCTTCTTGCTTCACGTTGCACTGTGTTTTTAGCTTTATTTACATAGTTgacatataaaaaattctataGATAAGGAAAGCGATGACAAAAGATTGATGAGTAATGGGGTATTGACACATCTAAAACttttaagtagaaaaaatatgtaaacattataaattttaaattatgaaaagaaATGTTACATTGACtttgtaaagttttaattaTAACTTTCTGAAACATGCACCgagcaaataaaattaagtttagcCCTTCTCAACTAGTTTAATAACAATTAtactcgttatattaattaatgcCTTGTGATGTTATTTACTAggtttataaattatatgttttatataaatgttttatatgtagatgcatgtacatatacaagtatatatgtatgtacgtattccAAATTCAAATCCCTTCGCATGCTGATAACTTAAAGCTTATTTAAAAGTATggttttttgaataataaattttttgacttGAATTTGTGTGAACGCATTGAAGGTCGCATGTTAATAATGGACTGGACTAAGGAAATTCGGCATAACTCTCCATATAAAGCAAAATTGTTTGACGAAATACttcgaaaatacatataaaaatgtttaaatagaaaaaacgcAGGTTTGAATGTTGTGAAATGCAAATGATTACTTGTgctattacaaatttattagttttcttttaaatagaagcaaaaactatttgtttACATTAGACGCTTTCAACAAGTAGCCTGTAAACGCAATAAAAACGTAAGCTAGGCAAACATATGAGCAAGAAATTACAATTCTacattttataacaattttgcaacgatacacatacatatgtatgtaaacatacaAGCATCTGTGTAATAAATATGAACGTGCAGGCATTCCGAGATTACAAAATCGGCCTTGACCAGAAATTGTGATGTTTAACTAACCTGTAAGACAGGTTAATgacataatacatataataacatatttagataacaagaaatataaaaaaaaatatctgtatGCCATTAAAAAAGTAGCGTTGTCATAATTATGATTTTGCAAATGTGTAGCATCAAGCTTACAAGATTTTATTATGCCTTCACCTCTTCGGCCTGTCAAAATTTCACTCATCAGCTGGAAATGGTTAAAAACAGGTGTTGTACAAGTCACCAATACAATAGCATAGTAATATAAAAACTATTAGCCAACAACCTGTGCATAAATCAGTAATCAAATTCCACTCTCAAGCagctattaaaattaaattaaaacgacATACGTTTAAAAGGGCAATATATAATACTTAGTATCacagtaaaacaaaacaaaaagcgaTAAAGAAATCTAAACGCTCTAAGCACAGTTTTTTGTACACTTATtgagatatacatacttatggtATATGAATATGCATAAGAAATGAAAGCAATCATGCGTAGTTATGTGTGTAGACACAGCCATAATTTAATGACGCTCATTTGCACTAATTAAATGTCTAAACTTAAATTTCTGgctaataaataatatgtactTTGTgttatttcataactttttccgaaaaatttttggGTGCTTGACCAAAAAGCACAAATCATTTACTTCCTGATTGttgcacaaaaaaatgtttgaatataAGCAAGCTCGTATCTTATTAAGTATTTGTGCACAGCTTTTgttgttacaacaaaaacaaatccaattatatacaaatatgacaAACTGTTCAATCACCATAATGCCCACtgatttataaaatgtatggaAATAACTGCCCATTAAGAGcacaggttaatttttttttcactattttgcAATAATTGCAGACAAGTCCAATATGCGTCAAATATGCTTAAATTGCACGAGTGGAACGCTGCTACCCCCCTACCATATAATGCTAACTatggcaaaaataaaataataatcttaCCTGTGCAATTTGTAAATGAATAACATCACAAATGATATGTAAATTAGTGCCACGAAGACCATCGGAAGCAGGAATGTTACAATTAGCGGCCAAAGCAGCCGGTAAAGCCATAGCGAGTAGTCCAAGTCAATGTAGGTGGCTAAAGCGTAAATTTggatgcatacatatatggataagaactttctttaataaaaaagcttctagaatatataaaattggttACTTACATAGAAAATCCAACAGATTTTTGGCCAAGTCTTGTAAATATTCCATGCTGTGCTTCAATGCTGCTTCTACTGCTTGTTTTTAACCGCAACAACACAAAGAACTAGATAGCGCCTTTTGGATCTGCGTATgcgccaacaaaacaaaatgctATCCACTGTATACTAATCGCAGTGGACAGCGCTGTGTCATTCAACTCCCTTGCGGTTTTAGtgctttatttcttttaaaacttattttacaCAATTCCAGCACACCGTAAGGCATTAAGGTCAACCTAAATAAAcgtagttattttatttatgtacgttTTTGCGCTTTTTCCACTATTCTGACCTAATTTTCACTTAAACTTCCAATTACTTTCTTTTCGCTGCGCTGCCGTTGTGCCGAATTAGTTGATACTAACAAATACTTTATAGATTTGCTTAACtcatatgttaaatatttagttatttatttatgtatttcacaATTAACTTTCACACAATTATCTTTCAAGTTTGGCCTTTCTTTTAATATCTCTGCAAATGATTACACATGCGTTTCCTATTTTTCATTATCAcactttttgttgcaaaattgATTGTTTACTTCTCTTTTTATACAATCGTAATAAGAAAATCGAACATCAACCACGAATGGCAAAACATCAActgaatacaaaaacaaacacaaatgacaGCTGTTCTAACAGCAGTGATGTGTTTCCAACAGTTTTTGTGaagtaaaaaccaaaaaagtatgaaaaaatatttactattaaaaaaagtactaTTATAATGAAATGAGATTTAAGtgctttatacatttttattttcattttttcttgtgttagatgtaaaaataataattttaatgtaaagCAAATCATATCCGTCTTCATAATCAACAtataacttcaattttttttccaacataTTTCTTCtgctcaaatttattttgcttcagTAACCCTTGACAGCAAAATATGCAATTCAATTCCGTTTTGCATGACATTCTTCACTAAAATAATTCTCTTAAACCAGCACAGTGCTTCGCCGAcacgtgtttttgttttctcaaTTCTTGAAACAGTTTTAAATagtttcatttttcaaaacgtTGCGTAAAATGGGAAAATTTCGTTCTAAACTAAAGCGCCATACTAAAGGCAAAACATGGAGCAAAGGGCAGTCGTCCACTTCAAATCCTGACCAAATGAAGCATCGTCTGAAAGCCAAGTCGCGCTTCTTTCAGCCCAATTTGAGTTTAGGTAGGTAAACAAATGTGACTTTTGtgttagaaatttatttaactttatttcttAACGCATAGCTCCACCAGAAGCGAATTCTGATCCGACTACACTCACACTGGACGCTGTCATGAAACATGATCAACGCTTGGCTTACAACGCTGAAACGACTACAGTCAATGATGTTGCAGGTAGTCTGAAGTCGTTCAGCTTGCATGACGATGGACTGGAAGATGAGAGTATGTCGGAATCACAACAAGGcacttttaaaactttcaaaacattCGCTTCGAACTATAGCGCCTGCAGCAACATGAGCTTTAAACGTTTGTTAGTAGGTTTCCGTGCCTCCTCCGATTTGCATAAAGAAATGTTAGCCATACTAACAGCACTTACCGAAGTTATACGCGAACGTGGTGGCACAGAATCGTCAACAGAGTATTTTATCTTACTTATGGAACAGATTGAGGCCAGCACGGAAGACAATGACATCATTGCTGGTATTTCTTTGTTGTCTATGGGCATTAAGTCAGTGCCGGCGACGGTGCTACGTAAGCGTTTTGGAGAGACAGCACAAACCTTTTTAACGTGTCTGCAACGTTTTATAGAGTCCACAAATCAGACTATAATCAAATATGTGCGTAACACAACATTTTtgtgaaaagtaaaatttattagtaatattatttttgtgaataaCATTTACAGATAATCGGTTGTTTGTCGGTGTTACTCTGTGCGCAGGACTACAACACTTGGACTTACTCGTCAACTTGGCAGTATATTGACGCTATACTTTCGTTTACCATACACTCGAAGCCAAaggtgtataaaaaataaatattttaaaaataacattcaAATTACCGTTATTTGCTTAGGTGCGCAAAGCCGCTCAACATGCTATTGTATCCATCATACACGGCAGCTCCTTTATGCGTGCTCCCAAGGGCGAAGATGCTGAGAAGGACGTCAGTGAGGAGCAACCGAAAGTTAAGAGCCATCCGGCCAGCAATCGCATAACGAAGTTCTgtttaaatcaatttaaaccCGAAGTCCTGACCAACTCACAAACAACCGTGTTGCATACACTAACACTACTCAAAGACATTTTGAGTGGGCTTAAAACCGAGGACATACGTGCGGTATGTGAAAGCCTTCTCTCCATAATGACCGCTGCAAACGTGCTCATACGCACCAATTGCTTCCAAGCGCTGCATGCGCTCTTCGCCTCGCGTACGACAAATTTGAATGGCCCGTTATGCGCAAAACTCTTGGCCGCCATACACGAATATCGTCCCGATCGCGCTGACATACGTCAAACGGTAGCTTGGGTTACGGTGCTCAAAGAGGGTCACATTCATTTGGCGCTGTTGGACTTGAATTTGTGCATGAATGCATTGCCGCGCTTCATCGACATCTGCGCGACAGATTTGTGGATGTCGGAACGCGCGGAAATAATTAGCAGTGTTTCGAATTGTTTAAAAGAGCTGCTATACGAATGCGTGAAGCCGGCTAGTGAGACAGCTGAGCAGGCGGAAGTTCATCGCATGTCGATTACGCGCATTATCGCGTCGCTCGAGAAAGCGCTGAATGCGCCATTCGGTGAAATGGCCAAACACGTGATTTTAGTATTTTCCATTGTTTTCGAAGTTTGTGGCAAGCATTACAGGTATATACCATGTGAATATTAAGTTATGCCAAAATCTGAATTTACTCTCTTAATACTTTTCTATCATCTCCCCAGCAAGGAACTCTCGCGCTCACTTTTGACCCTGTCGAAGCGTTATGACACACAGAGCGCGCTGCGCGTACAAATCGAACACACCATCATTGCCGCCATACAATCGATGGGTCCGGAGAATGCGCTGAAGACGATACCGTTAACAAACAGCAAAGGCGAAGTTTTATTGGAACGTTCCTGGTTGCTGCCGCTCTTACGTCAAGGTGCCAAAGGCGCCACCTTTAAATTCTTCAAAGAGTTCGTTTTGCCACTAGCTTTggattgcaacaacaaatggcaTCAACACGCGCAAGACCAACAAAAGTCCATGTCACATACATACGAGCTGTTGTGTTGTCAGCTGTGGGGTCTATTCCCAGGCTTTTGTCGCGAGCCCGCAGATCCGGAGAACTTACGCTTGATTGCGCCCACTTTGGGCAATGCGCTGGATAATAATCCAGAGTTTCGTGCACCCATCTTCGATGGCTTGACCGAGCTGATAGCGAACGAGGAGAGCGCTGAAATCAAAGAAGCTTTGGCAAAATACTCCAAAAATTTCCTACCACGTCTTTTCAATATTTACGCGCAGAAACCAAACACCAC contains:
- the LOC126758833 gene encoding transmembrane protein 68 produces the protein MEYLQDLAKNLLDFLSTYIDLDYSLWLYRLLWPLIVTFLLPMVFVALIYISFVMLFIYKLHREVIMRAVRTDRKFWEFGRKLVAALWDAHARIYHGYEVIGMENIPETGPALIVYYHGAIPIDMYYLNSRIILQKDRLIYTIGDRFLFKLPGWGTISEAFHISPGTVQSCVGILKEGNMLAISPGGVYEAQFGDHYYELLWRNRLGFAKVALEAKVPIIPCFTQNLREGFRQLGIFRTFFLKLYNAVRIPVYPIYGGFPVKFRTFVGRPLEYDGTLTPEELQLKVAAALEELINKNQRIPGSIFHALLDRFPPFRSKTKV
- the LOC126758823 gene encoding RRP12-like protein; the protein is MGKFRSKLKRHTKGKTWSKGQSSTSNPDQMKHRLKAKSRFFQPNLSLAPPEANSDPTTLTLDAVMKHDQRLAYNAETTTVNDVAGSLKSFSLHDDGLEDESMSESQQGTFKTFKTFASNYSACSNMSFKRLLVGFRASSDLHKEMLAILTALTEVIRERGGTESSTEYFILLMEQIEASTEDNDIIAGISLLSMGIKSVPATVLRKRFGETAQTFLTCLQRFIESTNQTIIKYIIGCLSVLLCAQDYNTWTYSSTWQYIDAILSFTIHSKPKVRKAAQHAIVSIIHGSSFMRAPKGEDAEKDVSEEQPKVKSHPASNRITKFCLNQFKPEVLTNSQTTVLHTLTLLKDILSGLKTEDIRAVCESLLSIMTAANVLIRTNCFQALHALFASRTTNLNGPLCAKLLAAIHEYRPDRADIRQTVAWVTVLKEGHIHLALLDLNLCMNALPRFIDICATDLWMSERAEIISSVSNCLKELLYECVKPASETAEQAEVHRMSITRIIASLEKALNAPFGEMAKHVILVFSIVFEVCGKHYSKELSRSLLTLSKRYDTQSALRVQIEHTIIAAIQSMGPENALKTIPLTNSKGEVLLERSWLLPLLRQGAKGATFKFFKEFVLPLALDCNNKWHQHAQDQQKSMSHTYELLCCQLWGLFPGFCREPADPENLRLIAPTLGNALDNNPEFRAPIFDGLTELIANEESAEIKEALAKYSKNFLPRLFNIYAQKPNTTYEADLRKKTLDVIKLYLTRTPEDVLKELFETAKTQLSNTAVGTFEYDSIFDINAALLLFQTSEIIRVFFEEFIVPVLKNEKSKLVAKDEQKLKKQQRRTYELLRDILTSEAASCQKFARKNSIALQKLLLDAFATSCAVCQAARLRCLKIIIENRKSLTVNDKIVMKTIPEAVISYKEFSTRKENVSEELITFLVNLYQEAGKLNDFVDILTAGFAGDESLITNTILAFRTVVQQQGKNLTINTLEFIMEQILVFLVQKTRSLAEASVAFLITFIKVMPSPLVANHLQTIMKALSAMAKDTKRYCRIQIGYLLKKLCKRFTAEELIKFVPGDDEVTHRRLKKIRKQMRRENRQQLNEKDKKDEEESEDEFVAGLEKKSVTIDDILADSDSDLPEDMDTDDDEGNKAEKKSKKRANTFIREDPEDIVDLADIKSVGNVLTNRPDENANAAGSTKTKNKDPNRGFKTAEDGRLIISDKALRGVGGDESSSDGNDDDEDDEDEGVEVKKAPKRGMEVDSSDEEEMPATSRKRKATDATSMRSGKTSASKYVAGGKGIHRPLGAASDAISMKSGYSAKTAKSGKSAAASAYAGSDYTTKKAKGDMKKKGKLDPFAYIPLTRNTLNKRKRAKHAGTFKNIVNGARKGALKGVKQRVAKAYK